In Leptolyngbya sp. NIES-2104, the genomic window TGATTCTGACGGTGATGGGACAGATTGCGTTTATGCCTGTGTTGGTTTTAGCAGCAAGACTCTGCCCACCGGGAGTGGAAGCCACTCTATTCGCTTTGTTAATGTCAGTTGTGAACCTATCAGGGCTAGTGTCGTATGAGTTTGGAGCGTTGTTAACCCATTGGTTAGGCGTGACCGATACGAATTTCGATAATCTCTGGATTTTGGTGCTGATTGCGAATTTGAGTACGTTGTTACCTTTGCCGTTGTTGGGATGGTTGCCTGCGGCGGATGCGACGAGTCCGAGTACAGAGGCTCACTCGGCGTTGGAGGCTGATCCGGCGAAACCGATCGGGCAGGCTTTTATGCCGAACTTGGTATCGGTCAGTGCGGGAAAGGAAACGGCGGGTGAGTGAGAGGTTGATGAGAAGGGATTTTTAGAAAATAAAGAAAAGGTACGGGTAGGAAATGCAAGGGTTTCAGCTTTTTGAACATGCGGTGACAGTGCCAACTCGATCGTATAACACTCAAGAATGGCAGCGGGGATATCGATCGCTCCATGAAGAATACGATTACTGGATTGATGAGATTGAAGGTGAGATTCCTGGTGAATTGAACGGGACGCTGTTTAGAAATGGTCCGGGACAGTTTGAGGTCAATGGAGAGCGGTATCAGCATCCGTTTGATGGGGATGGGATGATTAGCGCGATCGCATTTCACAACGGACGCGCTCACTATCGCAATCGGTTTGTTAAAACTGAAGGTTATTTAGCAGAACAAAAAGCGGGGAAAATCCTCTATCGCGGCGTGTTCGGGACTCAGAAGTCTGGAGGCTGGTCAGGGAACGCTTTTGATGTTCGGACTAAGAATATTGCAAACACACAGGTGATTTACTGGGGCGGAAAGCTACTCGCGCTGTGGGAAGCGGCTGAACCGCATCGCCTTGACCCAAAGACTTTAGAAACGCTTGGCTTAGAGTACTTTGATGGCAAGTTAGGAAAAGGTGCACCGTTTGCGGCACATCCTTGGATTGATCCCGCTAGTAAATTCGATGATGGAAAGCCTTGTTTGGTCAATTTCTCGATCAAGGCTGGCTTGTCTTTTACGATCGCAATTTACGAACTCGATCTTGATGGCAACATCATTCGCCAGCATGATTATCCGGTTCCTGGATTCGCGTTTATTCACGACTTCGCCATCACACCGAACTACTGTATTTTCTTCCAGAATCCGGTCAAGTTTAATCCATTGCCCTTTTTGTTTGGACTACGATCGGCAGGCGAATGTATCAAGTTCCAACCTGCTCAACCGACAAAAGTTCTAATCATTCCGCGTGATCCAGCGATTAAAGCGAAACCTCAAGTTCTCGAAACCCCTTCAGGCTTTGTCTTCCATCATGCGAATGCGTTCGAGCAAGATGGCAATATTGTGATTGATTCTGTCGCTTACACGAACCTGCCTTCGGTTGAACCTGGAGCAGATTATCGAGAAACAGAGTTTGATGCCCTTTCGCCAGGTCAACTGTGGCGATTTCGGATGAATTTAGAAACGGGAACCATCGATCGAGAATTGCTCGAAGAGCGGTGCTGTGAGTTTCCTTTTATTCATCCAGCGAAAGCAGGACGACAACACCAATACGTTTATCTTGCGGCGGCTCACTTAGAAACTGGAAATGCTCCACACCAGGCGATTCTCAAGATCGATGTGGAAACGGGAGCGCGTCAGATTCGGAGTTTTGCACCGAGCGGATATGTGAGCGAACCTGTGTTCGTGCCGCGTGGGAAGGCTTCAGAATCGGGACTGTACACAGAACTGAGCGGGGATGAAGATGATGGCTGGTTGATTGCAACGGTGTTTAATACAGAACGCGATCGCTCTGATATTGTGATCGTCGATGCGAAGGATCTAAGCGTGGTTGCAACGCTTCATCTGAAGCATCACATTCCTTACGGTTTACACGGAACATTCACGCCCCATTACTTTGAATAAAGTTCGCTCTTTTTCACTGGAGCTTCGTCAACGATAATCAGAAGTATCATTCTCGGTTTTTCTATGGCTGTTGATATTCTGATCTTGTCGAATGCTCCGGGAGAATTGGCGACTTGGGTCAAGCCGATCGTGCGAGAACTGAGAGCGCAACTCGGTTCAGAGCCGCGAATTTCGGTCGTTTTATCTCCCTGTCCAAATGCGAGTGGACAAGAGGCAGAAATTGCTCGGAGCTATCCAGAGGTCGATCGCGTTCAATCCGCCGATCATTTTTTCTCATTTTTGCTTTGGGGAAAAACGGCGGAGAATTGGAACTGGCACGATCGAGGAGTGGTGATCTTCCTGGGTGGTGATCAGTTCTTTCCGGTGGTGATTGGCAAACGGTTGGGATATTGCACTGTGATTTATGCGGAGTGGGACGCGAGATGGCACCGATGGATTGATCGCTTTGGTGTGATGCGATCGCAGATTGTCGATCGTGCTCCAGAACCGTTTAAGCACAAAATGACGGTGGTGGGGGATTTGATGGCAGAAGTGCAAACCCAACAATCTGAACATTCATCAGAAGAATTGATCGGATTGCTTCCCGGATCAAAGCCTGCAAAGTTAACTCAAGGCGTGCCGTTAACATTGGCGATCGCGGAACACATCAAGCGCGATCGTCCTCAAACTCGCTTTGTGATTCCAGTCGCACCGACTTTAGATTTACAGAGTTTAGCAAAGTACGCTGATCCAGCACAAAACTCGATTCTGCCGTTGATGGGCAATGTTTCCGCCAAATTAGTCGAGGGCGATCGACCGTATTTGGAGACGCAGAATGGACTATCGATCGAGCTTTGGCAATCTAAAACCGAGCGAGTTCCGGTTTATGAATTGCTGTCTCAATGTCGATTATGTTTAACCACGGTTGGAGCCAACACCGCAGAACTCGGATCGTTAGCCGTTCCGATGATTGTTTTATTACCGACTCAGCAACTTGACGCAATGCGGGCTTGGGATGGCTTACCTGGCTTGCTTGTGAACCTTCCGGGAGTGGGTTCTAGAATTGCAAAAGTGATCAATGGTGCAATGCTCAAACGATTAGGATTGTTGGCTTGGCCCAACATCTGGGCGAAAGAAATGATTGTTCCGGAGTTGCTTGGAGAGTTAGAAGCAGAAGAGGTTGCTAAATTAGCGATCGACTATCTGGATCATCCTGAAAAGCTTGAACAAATGCGCGATCGACTCAGACAAGTTCGAGGAGAACCTGGAGCCGCGAAGAAACTTGTCTCGATCGTGGTTGAAGAACTTAACTAGCCTTGATTCACAAATCGCTCAAATTATTTCAGAACATGTAGAAATCTCTAGACTGATGAGTTTTCCTCGTTCTTACTTTAAGCTATAGAACAATGTGTTAGTACGCTGAGCCATTTTGAACGAAACCCGGTAGTCTGTGCCCTTCAATCAAACGGTGAAGTCGATATGAATGTAAATTTGCCACCTGATGTTGATGTGCGGAAGTCAACCAACTGGATTATTGCACTCAGCATTGCTCTCATTGTGCTTGGAATTCTTGCAATTCTGCTACCAGGAATCGCTTCAGCGTTCTTTACCTCAGTGATTGGGTGGATCACGCTTATTAGTGGTGCTGTCATGATTGTACAGTCGTTTCAATCGAGACCTGTGCGCGGATTTTGGCTGAACTTGATTACTGGAGTGCTTTATGCGATCGCAGGAGTCTACATTCTGTTTAATCTCCGTGATGCAGTCTTAGCGCTCACGTTCGCTTTTGGGATCTTGTTTATCGTCGAAGGAATCTACACGATCATCATGGCGTTTGTGCATCGATCGGGGCATCGAATGTCTTGGTTTGTTGCACTCAATGGAATTATCACCTTAATTTTGGGGATCATGGTGCTGAATCGATTTCCTTACAGTGCGATTTGGTTGATTGGACTTTATGCGGGCATTAGTTTGCTAATGACGGGGAGTTCTTTACTGACGGCGGCTCTCGTGGCTCGACGCGCTGCGGGATCTTGAGATATTTGCAGCTATGATCCAGACATCGCCCTGATGTTCTGAACGATGCTGAACTATCTTCGATCGAGAATTTTGCCCTCAAAACCCGCACAGTTACTCATTCAAACTGGAATGAAGTGGGATAAAGATGATTGTCCAGGAATGGCAGCTTCTTTATCGTACTTTGCGCTGTTTTCCTTGTTTCCAATGCTCTTGGTGTTGCTGAGTGTACTCGGTGCGTGGATTCGTCCGGGTTCAGCAGAGTTTCAACAAATCCAAACCGCAGTCGAACAATTTCTACCGCCCGAAGTGCATGATCTGATCGAATCGACCGTGATTGCGCTCAATCAAAATAGTGTCGGGGCTGGAATCATTGGATTTAGCCTTCTGATGTGGGCTGCGAGTTCGGTGTTTGCAATCTTGAGACATTCGGTAAACAAAATTTGGCGATCACCAGAAGAAGCGCCTCCGAATCGATCGATCCCCAAGCTCATTTTCTTCTTTATCGCCAATCGCTTATTCTCATTCGTTCTAGTTCTTGGAACCGGGTTAGTTCTCGTTGCTGCTCTTGCGACTAACATTGTAATTCGAGCGGTTGTCCAGCTTGTTGAAGCGTTTCCGTTGCTTCGGATTGATCAATTAAAACTCGATCGAGGACTTCAAGCAGGTTCGGCTTTTTTCATCTTGTCGATTACGCTCTGCATTCTATTTAAGACTCTGCCCACGATTCGAGTGAGTTGGAATGATGTTTGGCTGGGAGCATTGCTAACGGCTGGTTTACTGGTGGGATTGCAACAGTTGGTGAGTAATAGTGTAATCTCAATTGGCAGCCACTTTCTCTCTTATGGCGTGGTGGGGAGCGTGATGATTTTGCTGCTGTGGATTTTTCTCACTGGTCAGATTTTTCTATTTGGATGTGTGTTTACCTATACTTATGCTCATTTATTCGGCAGTCGTCAATGATTGGAAAAGAGCAAACTTTCTTAAGACATTCCGCCTCCTGAATTAAATCCGATAAATTCATATCAGTGCAAATTCAACGCCATTCAGGGGTAGTTGTATGACGATCGAGAATCAACGGTTAGAAGATGCCCAGACGAAGAAAGTAGACTGGTACAAATGGGGTCCATATCTTAGCGAACGTCAATGGGGAACTGTGCGAGAAGACTATAGTTCTGATGGCAATGCGTGGAGCTATTTTCCTCATGACCATGCTCGATCGAGAGCCTACCGCTGGGGTGAAGATGGGTTAGCGGGCATTACTGACAATCACAACTTACTCTGTTTTGCTCTGGCACTCTGGAACGGCAATGATCCCATCTTAAAAGAGCGATTGTTTGGATTGACTAATAGCGAGGGCAACCACGGCGAAGATGTCAAAGAGTACTATTTCTACCTTGACAGTACGCCAACTCATTCGTACATGAAGTATCTCTATAAGTATCCCCAAGCCGCATATCCTTACGAAGATTTGGTAAAAACGAACGCTCAGCGGAATCGCTATGAATTAGAGTACGAGCTATTAGATACCGGGATTTTTGATGACGATCGCTATTTTGATGTGTTCGTCGAATACGCGAAAGCAGATGCTGAAGATGTTTTAATCAAAATCAGCATTGCGAATCGTGGATCTGAAGCGGCTCCGATTCATGTGCTACCAACCGTCTGGTTTCGGAATACTTGGTCTTGGGCAGATGGGGGTGCGAAACCGACTCTAACGAAGCTTGAGGGCACTGGAAACAGTGTTGTTCATGCTCACATCACAGATACATTGCTGGATCAATACGTTCAAGATTACTACTTCTATTGTGATGGTGTTGTGCCGCTGTTATTCACCGAGAATGAAACGAATAATCAGCGATTGTTCAATTCCACAAATGAGCATCCTTATGTCAAAGATGGCATCAATCAATACATTGTGCAGGGTGACAAGGCTGCGATTAACCATGCTGGAACAGGGACAAAAGTTTCGCCACACTATGAAATCACCGTTGGAGCGGGAGAAACAAAGGTCATTCAACTCCGACTAACAAAACGCGCTCCAGATGAAGTAGGTGATCCGTTTGGTGATAGCTTTGAGCAGACTTTCGCCACTCGGCTGCAAGAAGCAGATGACTTCTACAGTACAGTGATTCCACCAGCGGTTTTAGCAGATCCCGATCGAGCAAATGTGATGCGGCAAGCTCTCGCGGGCATGATGTGGACGAAACAATACTTTTTCTATGATGTGGATCAATGGCTGAGAGAGCGTGGAATCACACCTTGGACAGTCGTTCATGAGCGGAAACATGTGCGGAATAATGAATGGTTCCACATGTGCAATGATGATGTTGTCTCAATGCCCGATAAGTGGGAATATCCCTGGTATGCTGCCTGGGATCTAGCGTTTCATGTGATTCCGATTAGTTTGGTTGATCCCTGCTTTGCGAAAGATCAATTGATGTTAATGCTGCGGGAAGATTATCTACATCCGAATGGTCAGATTCCTGCTTACGAATGGAACTTTAGTGATGTTAATCCTCCGGTTCATGCGTTCGCAACTTGGGAAATTTATGTGCGCGATCGCGAAAGAAACAACGGCAAAGGCGATATCGATTTTCTTAAATATGCTTTCTCTAAGCTATTGATTAACTTCACTTGGTGGGTGAATCGCAAGGATGAAGGCGGTAACAATATCTTCCAAGGTGGCTTTCTCGGACTTGATAACATTG contains:
- a CDS encoding carotenoid oxygenase family protein; its protein translation is MQGFQLFEHAVTVPTRSYNTQEWQRGYRSLHEEYDYWIDEIEGEIPGELNGTLFRNGPGQFEVNGERYQHPFDGDGMISAIAFHNGRAHYRNRFVKTEGYLAEQKAGKILYRGVFGTQKSGGWSGNAFDVRTKNIANTQVIYWGGKLLALWEAAEPHRLDPKTLETLGLEYFDGKLGKGAPFAAHPWIDPASKFDDGKPCLVNFSIKAGLSFTIAIYELDLDGNIIRQHDYPVPGFAFIHDFAITPNYCIFFQNPVKFNPLPFLFGLRSAGECIKFQPAQPTKVLIIPRDPAIKAKPQVLETPSGFVFHHANAFEQDGNIVIDSVAYTNLPSVEPGADYRETEFDALSPGQLWRFRMNLETGTIDRELLEERCCEFPFIHPAKAGRQHQYVYLAAAHLETGNAPHQAILKIDVETGARQIRSFAPSGYVSEPVFVPRGKASESGLYTELSGDEDDGWLIATVFNTERDRSDIVIVDAKDLSVVATLHLKHHIPYGLHGTFTPHYFE
- a CDS encoding YihY/virulence factor BrkB family protein; this translates as MLNYLRSRILPSKPAQLLIQTGMKWDKDDCPGMAASLSYFALFSLFPMLLVLLSVLGAWIRPGSAEFQQIQTAVEQFLPPEVHDLIESTVIALNQNSVGAGIIGFSLLMWAASSVFAILRHSVNKIWRSPEEAPPNRSIPKLIFFFIANRLFSFVLVLGTGLVLVAALATNIVIRAVVQLVEAFPLLRIDQLKLDRGLQAGSAFFILSITLCILFKTLPTIRVSWNDVWLGALLTAGLLVGLQQLVSNSVISIGSHFLSYGVVGSVMILLLWIFLTGQIFLFGCVFTYTYAHLFGSRQ
- a CDS encoding glucosidase, which codes for MTIENQRLEDAQTKKVDWYKWGPYLSERQWGTVREDYSSDGNAWSYFPHDHARSRAYRWGEDGLAGITDNHNLLCFALALWNGNDPILKERLFGLTNSEGNHGEDVKEYYFYLDSTPTHSYMKYLYKYPQAAYPYEDLVKTNAQRNRYELEYELLDTGIFDDDRYFDVFVEYAKADAEDVLIKISIANRGSEAAPIHVLPTVWFRNTWSWADGGAKPTLTKLEGTGNSVVHAHITDTLLDQYVQDYYFYCDGVVPLLFTENETNNQRLFNSTNEHPYVKDGINQYIVQGDKAAINHAGTGTKVSPHYEITVGAGETKVIQLRLTKRAPDEVGDPFGDSFEQTFATRLQEADDFYSTVIPPAVLADPDRANVMRQALAGMMWTKQYFFYDVDQWLRERGITPWTVVHERKHVRNNEWFHMCNDDVVSMPDKWEYPWYAAWDLAFHVIPISLVDPCFAKDQLMLMLREDYLHPNGQIPAYEWNFSDVNPPVHAFATWEIYVRDRERNNGKGDIDFLKYAFSKLLINFTWWVNRKDEGGNNIFQGGFLGLDNIGVFDRSAPLPTGGYLDQADGTAWMAFFSQRMFQIAIELALHDPLYEDFATKFFEHTMWIAGAMDRIGDNKDELWDEEDGFFYDVLHFPNGDSTRLKVRSMVGLLSLMAIAVFPSEAFARLPRFKEAAQKFMLQNPELTQNIHLPTQLGERNRLMLSILNENKLRRILEKMLDESEFLSDYGVRSLSRYHQDNPYIFYHQGQEFKVSYVPGDSTSGMFGGNSNWRGPVWMPVNFLLLRSLLQVYSYYGDSFTVECPTGSGNYLNLFEVTKELSERLVRIFAKDSSGRRPVYGSAEKFQTDPHWKDLILFYEYFHGDNGAGIGASHQTGWTGCIARVIQALGYFTPETVLETVTPGELSRYQSEETLQSVI
- a CDS encoding HdeD family acid-resistance protein; this encodes MNVNLPPDVDVRKSTNWIIALSIALIVLGILAILLPGIASAFFTSVIGWITLISGAVMIVQSFQSRPVRGFWLNLITGVLYAIAGVYILFNLRDAVLALTFAFGILFIVEGIYTIIMAFVHRSGHRMSWFVALNGIITLILGIMVLNRFPYSAIWLIGLYAGISLLMTGSSLLTAALVARRAAGS